A single window of Chitinivibrio alkaliphilus ACht1 DNA harbors:
- the holA gene encoding DNA polymerase III subunit delta codes for MSVHVHIFTGDDVLGMSAARERFLQALSEQKEGWEHRAFDDTQHTLDDFLADMQSPTFLDGSRLFHFRHGEQFSPREVRLLGLAMQDLPADTRVLIEYGKVSSKEFLSALNLPKKTYERKNFIKPRDYKMVEWLQGQTDMLWERSIDLDGARLLVEHCDHDLAAIYRELQKIDTYLAPAQPIRLETVQLICGTSVAIKPDDLCDALGFRKWNQVEQVLRHVEDSKGYSLMFFLVSVERHFWNLYKIRAYSETHRDRANLVFRGTFHQKNDAAKEIAFSTGILQPDQEKRLYPAVIKRGIIGQAAKYSLRELRGIQISLAEYDRGCKGGRFRLDLSSFTELCSTIVGMERR; via the coding sequence TTGAGCGTTCATGTACATATTTTTACCGGGGACGATGTGCTGGGGATGAGTGCCGCTCGCGAACGGTTTTTGCAAGCTCTTTCAGAACAGAAGGAGGGATGGGAACATCGCGCGTTTGACGATACGCAGCATACCTTAGACGACTTTCTTGCCGATATGCAGTCTCCAACATTTTTGGATGGGTCTCGCCTGTTTCACTTTCGCCATGGTGAACAGTTCTCCCCAAGGGAGGTTCGCTTGCTTGGATTGGCCATGCAGGACCTTCCTGCAGATACGCGTGTGCTTATTGAATATGGCAAGGTTTCGAGCAAGGAGTTTCTCTCAGCTTTGAATCTTCCCAAAAAAACATATGAGCGTAAAAATTTCATAAAACCTCGTGATTACAAAATGGTAGAGTGGTTGCAGGGGCAAACAGATATGCTCTGGGAGCGCTCCATAGACCTCGATGGTGCTCGTCTCTTGGTAGAGCATTGTGACCATGATCTGGCGGCTATTTATCGGGAACTTCAGAAAATTGATACCTACCTTGCACCGGCTCAGCCGATACGCTTGGAGACGGTGCAGCTGATTTGCGGTACTTCCGTTGCGATAAAACCGGATGATCTCTGTGATGCCTTGGGGTTTCGAAAGTGGAATCAAGTGGAACAGGTGCTTCGTCATGTTGAAGATAGCAAAGGGTATTCTCTCATGTTCTTTTTGGTGAGTGTGGAGCGTCATTTTTGGAATCTCTATAAAATTCGAGCCTATTCTGAAACACATCGCGATCGAGCAAATCTGGTATTTCGCGGAACCTTTCATCAAAAAAATGATGCGGCGAAGGAGATCGCCTTTTCTACGGGGATATTACAGCCAGATCAGGAGAAACGTCTGTATCCTGCTGTAATAAAACGGGGGATTATCGGGCAGGCGGCAAAATACTCCCTTCGGGAGTTGCGTGGTATTCAGATTTCCCTGGCAGAATATGATCGTGGCTGTAAGGGTGGCCGGTTTCGCTTAGATTTGTCTTCTTTTACAGAGTTATGCAGCACTATTGTGGGAATGGAGAGACGGTGA
- a CDS encoding S1C family serine protease translates to MIHKQGLYKYALLVLLLICSILLGVVVSLLAGQQPMDTQDFTMAAQNARKSVVGIEAKGKEVVRSGYYYDFFRNRFFRRDYREFVEDFENMGSGMIIDSTGYVLTSYHVVEAARDLTVSFSDGNRYAAEVVGLDSLSDLAVVRIADTTRRFQPVSFADSDRLRVGQWAFAMGNPFLNFFRNSDPTVTAGVVSALHRNFRSSSGAIYQNMIQTDAAINPGNSGGPLMDHNGRVIGVNAFIFTGSEESPQAGSIGIGFAIPANLAQRVAQELITHQERRKAYTGIVLYDVPAPGFYHEPGVYVQYADPLGPAAEAGIRMGDRITAVNNRRIHAPHDLTGILVPFFPGDTISISVVREGERRNFPVVLGTR, encoded by the coding sequence ATGATACATAAGCAGGGCCTGTATAAATATGCCCTTTTAGTATTGCTCCTTATCTGCAGCATTTTACTTGGGGTTGTGGTGTCTCTTTTAGCAGGACAGCAGCCTATGGATACACAAGATTTTACCATGGCAGCTCAGAATGCTCGAAAGAGTGTTGTTGGTATTGAAGCGAAGGGTAAAGAGGTTGTCCGCTCGGGATACTACTATGATTTTTTTAGAAATCGCTTTTTCCGTCGTGACTACCGTGAGTTTGTAGAAGATTTTGAAAATATGGGGTCGGGAATGATTATCGACTCAACGGGGTATGTGTTAACCAGTTACCATGTTGTAGAGGCAGCCCGTGATCTTACGGTGAGTTTTTCCGATGGAAATCGGTATGCGGCTGAGGTTGTTGGGCTTGATTCGCTCAGTGATTTAGCGGTGGTTCGTATTGCTGATACCACTCGTCGGTTTCAGCCGGTGTCCTTTGCAGATTCCGATAGGTTGCGCGTGGGGCAGTGGGCCTTTGCCATGGGGAATCCCTTCCTTAATTTCTTTCGTAACTCAGACCCTACGGTGACTGCTGGGGTTGTCAGCGCTCTTCATCGTAATTTTCGGAGTTCATCAGGGGCAATTTATCAAAATATGATACAAACCGATGCTGCTATTAACCCCGGCAACTCCGGTGGGCCACTCATGGATCACAACGGACGGGTGATAGGGGTAAATGCCTTTATCTTTACGGGAAGTGAGGAATCTCCACAAGCAGGATCTATCGGTATTGGCTTTGCGATTCCTGCAAATCTTGCACAGCGTGTGGCCCAGGAGCTTATTACGCATCAAGAGCGACGTAAAGCCTATACGGGAATTGTTCTATACGACGTGCCTGCTCCGGGATTTTATCATGAGCCGGGGGTGTATGTGCAATATGCGGACCCTCTCGGGCCGGCAGCTGAAGCGGGTATTCGCATGGGTGATCGCATAACCGCGGTGAACAATCGCCGTATTCATGCTCCCCATGACTTGACGGGAATTCTTGTACCCTTTTTTCCCGGTGATACGATTTCTATTTCTGTTGTGCGGGAAGGGGAGCGACGAAACTTTCCTGTAGTATTAGGTACGCGCTGA
- the truA gene encoding tRNA pseudouridine(38-40) synthase TruA has protein sequence MNRYFARVEYDGTEFAGWQVQPDQRTVQGSIEKALAVYLQSPIRVVGAGRTDAGVHGRGQALHFDTEHTLSSKSALRALNSLLPDDVALYDLSPVTSDFHARFSACSRRYRYYLSTEKHPLSHRFYSRVSYPVDWTRFSEELSCLPGERIFTSLCSSRCYTDNHRCRITEATLTQLDDTHFVVSLTADRFLYNMVRNIVGTVIDISRGYLEEGILEILEKRDRSAAGVTAPARGLVLEYVSYDT, from the coding sequence GTGAATCGCTATTTTGCACGGGTTGAGTATGATGGAACAGAGTTTGCTGGGTGGCAGGTGCAGCCTGATCAACGAACGGTTCAAGGGAGTATTGAAAAAGCCCTGGCGGTGTATTTGCAAAGCCCTATTCGAGTGGTCGGCGCAGGACGAACCGATGCGGGTGTGCATGGACGGGGCCAGGCACTACATTTTGATACAGAACACACGCTCTCTTCAAAGAGCGCTCTTCGTGCTCTGAACTCCTTATTGCCCGATGATGTTGCTCTCTACGACCTTTCTCCTGTTACCTCTGATTTTCATGCGCGGTTTTCTGCCTGTTCGCGACGGTATCGATACTATCTTTCTACGGAAAAACACCCCCTTTCCCATCGTTTCTACAGCAGGGTCTCCTATCCCGTTGATTGGACACGTTTTTCAGAGGAACTCTCTTGTTTGCCCGGTGAACGTATTTTTACGTCCCTTTGTTCTTCACGGTGTTATACGGATAATCATCGGTGTAGGATTACAGAGGCAACCTTGACACAACTTGATGATACCCATTTTGTGGTGTCTCTTACAGCAGATCGTTTTCTCTATAACATGGTTCGAAATATCGTTGGCACCGTAATTGATATATCCCGAGGATATTTGGAGGAGGGTATTCTTGAGATTCTGGAAAAACGTGATAGGAGTGCTGCGGGAGTAACTGCGCCAGCACGGGGCCTTGTGCTGGAGTATGTTTCCTATGATACATAA
- a CDS encoding EAL and HDOD domain-containing protein, which yields MSMTFLGRQPVFTSAMETYGYELLYRSNEINRADFHDGNRATSSVLVNSFFEFGLKNIVGESRAFINLPRDFIIGTYELPFDPEQIVLEVLETISFDDTVAEALLALRRKGFILCLDDFILPESGENPFVDYVDIVKLELPAYSPPRLLKTAHYLQSKGVEILAEKVETREEFELCRRVGCDFFQGYFFCKPNILKQEKIPKNRFAIIRLLKRVHDPLVSFSELEELIAQDVTLSYRILKYINSAVFCLRSRVESIKRALSYIGLEKLKQWIYIMSIADISNDRSIIPLIETSMIRSKMCELIGNAVGASQGKNIFATVGLFSTLDAVVGIPLQDILEELPFSQEINRALLHAEGLPGEILHVTRTLESGKPPEEGFQNISSKRLGELYIDAIQWVNKNMNEIFS from the coding sequence ATGTCAATGACCTTTTTGGGACGACAACCTGTTTTTACTTCAGCCATGGAGACCTATGGGTATGAGTTGCTATACCGGTCAAATGAAATAAATCGTGCGGATTTTCATGACGGAAATCGTGCCACCTCAAGTGTCTTGGTAAACTCTTTTTTTGAATTCGGGTTGAAAAACATTGTCGGAGAGAGCCGTGCCTTTATCAATCTCCCTCGAGATTTTATTATTGGGACCTATGAGCTTCCCTTCGATCCTGAACAAATTGTGTTAGAAGTATTAGAGACGATCTCCTTTGACGATACCGTTGCTGAGGCCCTGCTTGCCCTTCGACGAAAAGGGTTTATTCTCTGTCTTGATGACTTTATACTTCCTGAATCAGGAGAAAATCCCTTTGTAGACTATGTCGATATTGTAAAGCTTGAACTGCCGGCATACTCACCTCCGCGCTTATTAAAAACTGCACACTACCTGCAAAGCAAGGGGGTAGAAATCCTTGCGGAAAAAGTTGAGACCCGTGAAGAGTTTGAGTTATGTCGCCGGGTGGGATGTGATTTTTTTCAAGGGTACTTTTTTTGTAAACCGAATATTTTGAAACAGGAGAAAATTCCTAAAAATAGATTTGCGATTATACGGCTTCTGAAACGTGTCCATGACCCCTTGGTTAGTTTTTCTGAGCTTGAGGAGTTGATTGCTCAGGATGTGACCCTGTCATATCGTATTCTCAAATATATTAACTCAGCCGTATTCTGTTTGCGTTCACGGGTAGAGTCAATTAAACGGGCATTGTCCTATATTGGCCTTGAGAAGTTAAAACAGTGGATTTATATTATGTCCATTGCGGATATTTCCAATGATCGCAGCATTATTCCCCTTATTGAGACCTCCATGATTCGTTCAAAAATGTGCGAGTTGATAGGCAATGCCGTTGGGGCTTCGCAGGGGAAAAATATTTTTGCCACGGTCGGACTTTTTTCTACCCTTGATGCGGTGGTTGGCATACCCCTACAGGATATTTTGGAGGAACTCCCCTTCTCTCAGGAAATAAACCGGGCCTTGCTTCATGCAGAGGGGCTTCCGGGGGAGATCTTGCATGTGACACGCACCTTGGAGTCGGGAAAACCACCCGAAGAGGGTTTTCAAAATATTTCATCTAAGCGCCTGGGAGAGTTGTATATTGACGCCATACAATGGGTCAATAAAAACATGAATGAGATATTTTCCTGA
- a CDS encoding GGDEF domain-containing response regulator codes for MNHERRVLVVDDDSISRMVLREALSISYRVDAASDIFEALEYLDTSEYAVVVTDLVLQGHTGIDIAKQIRKMGLDTEVIVVTGHDSLETVREAIHVGVNYYLTKPLNTSELRSLVKQSIYTYEFNRQAGEILQSSCVSGTPVVATALQNAMDYYNIQRQLSKTRNVEDAISAFFHMFTSQQGCSSAMAYLTDGEAYYLYFYGGYSEDELFSFLETSLDQDLLQSVSYPRGLPQDDICFYKLGGTNRSDITSSEKMIFSPLTGLGSSLGFIGLFGDAISLNRPVVNRFYTCIPIITPVIKRIYLEQKINHQAQTDTLTGIANRRMLEQAFHREIKRALRYGTPISVVMIDLDDFKQVNDTHGHIVGDSILKDFVQKVNGIIRGSDLFARYGGEEFTLILPETEKEGALHLAEKVRSEIETTGYEEHALSVQYTISLGVSCISGVDRNSQADAVGSDTCGKVAETAIHQADQALYQAKEMGKNRAVLFQQEATS; via the coding sequence ATGAATCACGAAAGACGGGTGCTTGTTGTTGATGATGATTCCATATCCCGTATGGTCTTGCGGGAGGCGCTCTCCATTTCATATCGGGTAGATGCTGCCAGTGATATCTTTGAAGCTCTTGAGTATCTTGATACCTCTGAATATGCTGTTGTGGTGACGGATCTTGTCTTGCAAGGGCATACGGGTATTGATATTGCCAAGCAGATACGAAAAATGGGTCTTGACACAGAGGTTATTGTTGTCACGGGGCATGATTCCCTAGAAACGGTTCGTGAGGCCATTCATGTGGGGGTGAACTATTATCTGACCAAACCCTTGAATACATCGGAGCTGCGTTCTTTGGTAAAACAGTCGATCTATACCTATGAGTTTAATCGTCAGGCCGGTGAGATATTACAAAGCTCATGCGTTTCAGGAACTCCCGTCGTGGCAACGGCGCTGCAAAATGCCATGGATTATTACAACATTCAGCGACAACTGAGTAAGACGAGAAATGTTGAGGATGCCATAAGCGCTTTCTTCCATATGTTTACGTCTCAGCAGGGGTGTTCCTCTGCCATGGCGTATCTCACAGACGGAGAGGCATACTATCTCTATTTTTACGGGGGCTACTCCGAAGATGAGCTCTTTTCTTTTCTTGAAACGTCCCTTGACCAGGATCTCTTGCAGAGTGTTTCCTATCCACGGGGGCTCCCCCAGGATGATATCTGTTTTTATAAACTGGGCGGAACCAACCGGTCTGATATTACCTCCAGTGAAAAAATGATCTTTTCCCCTCTAACGGGGCTTGGGTCGTCCCTTGGTTTTATCGGTCTCTTTGGAGATGCAATTTCTCTTAACAGGCCAGTGGTTAATCGATTTTATACCTGTATCCCCATTATTACCCCGGTGATAAAACGTATCTATCTCGAGCAGAAAATAAATCATCAGGCGCAGACAGATACACTTACGGGAATTGCCAATCGTCGTATGCTTGAGCAGGCGTTTCATAGAGAAATTAAACGAGCCTTGCGCTATGGGACACCCATATCGGTGGTCATGATTGATCTGGATGACTTCAAACAGGTAAATGATACCCATGGGCATATTGTGGGGGATAGTATTCTCAAGGATTTTGTCCAGAAAGTAAATGGTATTATTCGTGGATCAGATCTATTTGCCCGCTATGGAGGAGAAGAGTTTACCTTAATTCTTCCTGAGACGGAGAAGGAGGGTGCTCTTCATCTTGCAGAGAAGGTGCGGAGCGAAATTGAGACAACCGGCTATGAAGAACATGCTCTATCGGTGCAGTATACCATAAGTCTTGGCGTAAGTTGCATCTCCGGTGTTGATAGAAACAGCCAGGCTGATGCTGTAGGTTCTGATACCTGCGGGAAGGTTGCAGAGACGGCAATACACCAAGCAGACCAAGCGTTATATCAAGCAAAAGAAATGGGGAAGAATCGAGCTGTCCTGTTTCAACAAGAGGCGACTTCTTGA
- a CDS encoding glycosyltransferase family 2 protein: MRPVFSVVIPTYNRYEQCVRALSSVIAQDFPFWEVILVDDGSTMAIPEAFRRLLSQHSEKITLLSFPENRGVSAARNAGIARARGEWVAFLDSDDVWHREKLTRQYEKCQSQGYLIHQTREIWIRRGVRVNPPRKCEKYEGDLFADSLERCIVTPSSVVIHGSLFTRFGLFNESFPACEDYDLWIRMTAQLPVGLVDAYLLTRYGGHADQLSITVPVQDRYRVEALQALLETGGLSLYQQELVRRVLRKKAEILLLGAQKRGLHEEERYYAGILTEK; the protein is encoded by the coding sequence ATGCGCCCTGTTTTTTCGGTTGTCATCCCCACGTATAATCGCTATGAGCAATGTGTACGGGCGCTCTCCTCTGTAATAGCCCAGGATTTTCCTTTCTGGGAGGTGATCCTTGTTGATGATGGGTCTACCATGGCTATTCCTGAAGCCTTTCGACGATTACTTTCGCAGCACTCCGAGAAAATTACCCTTCTCTCCTTTCCTGAGAATCGGGGCGTCTCCGCGGCACGAAATGCTGGTATTGCCCGTGCTCGTGGAGAGTGGGTCGCCTTTCTTGACAGTGATGATGTGTGGCATCGGGAAAAATTGACCCGGCAATATGAAAAATGTCAAAGCCAAGGGTATCTCATTCATCAAACACGAGAAATTTGGATTCGCCGTGGGGTGCGGGTAAACCCGCCCCGAAAATGTGAGAAATATGAGGGAGATCTCTTTGCGGACAGCTTAGAGCGGTGTATAGTTACCCCTTCATCCGTGGTAATTCATGGCTCTCTTTTTACTCGGTTTGGTCTGTTCAATGAGTCCTTTCCCGCCTGTGAGGACTACGATTTATGGATTCGAATGACAGCACAGCTTCCCGTTGGATTAGTGGATGCCTATCTTCTCACTCGATACGGCGGACACGCAGATCAGCTTTCCATAACCGTCCCGGTGCAAGACCGATACCGCGTCGAGGCTCTTCAGGCTCTGTTAGAAACAGGGGGGCTTTCTCTGTATCAACAAGAGCTGGTACGCAGGGTTCTACGGAAGAAAGCAGAAATTCTCCTTCTCGGTGCTCAGAAACGGGGCCTTCATGAGGAAGAACGCTACTATGCCGGAATTCTTACAGAAAAATAA